In the Streptomyces cinnamoneus genome, ACTGGCGCGGGGTGACCCGGGGGGCGAAGTCGGCGCCGACGACGTGGTCGAGGGGGATGCGGGTGCGGGGGACGCCGATGTGGCCGCAGCGCACTTCGAGGCTGTCCTTGTCGACCCGTACGGCCACGTGGACGAAGGCGACGGTGCCGTAGAGCATCAGCAGCCCGGCGGCCACGCATCCCACGACCGCCATCACCAGGGGGGCCAGCCCCGAGGTCCACGCGCTGTCGACGGCCAGCTCGACGCCGAGTGCGACGCAGGCGGCGCCCGCGGCGGCCAGCAGCCACTGCACGCGATTGGTCGCGCGGCCCGTCCAGAGGGCGGGCAGGGCCGCCCCCCGCGGGTCGTCGTCCTCGTGGTCCTGTGGGCCCTCGTGGTCGTGCGGGCCCTGGGAGTGGTCCCTCATACCGGGCAGCCTACCCACGTTCCGGCGCCCTGGCAGGTGTGCTGCGCCGAGCGGCCCGAACGCGGCGCGTCAGAGGCGCACGGGGCTGGCGGCGGGGAGCGAGCGGCCCTCCGGGTAGCTCAGCGAGGCCGGCTCCAGCTCCGCCTCCCGGCCCTTGAACAGCACGGTGAGGCCGCCCGTCGGCGCGGCGTCCGGGGCGGGCGCGGCACCGATGCGGCGCAGGGCCTGGGCGACGACGGCCTTGGCGGAGCCGTACAGCTTGACGGGCGGCTGCGCGGGGTCCTGCACGGCGGCGCGGATCCGTTCGGCGACGAGCTCGTAGTGGGTGCAGCCCAGCACGACGCCGCGGACGTTCCGGGGCGTCCGGGCTGCGGCCGCCTCGACGGCCGCCGCGACGGCGTCGGTGTCCGCGCGCTGCACGGCGTCGGCCAGCCCCGGGCAGGGCACCTCGGTGACGTCGACGCCGGTGGCGAACTCGCGGATGAGGCCTCGCTGGTAGGGGCTGCCGGTGGTGGCGGGCGTGGCCCAGATGGCGAAGGGGCCCCCGTCAGCCGCTGCGGGCTTGATCGCCGGGACGGTGCCGATGACCGGAAGTCCGGGTTCCAGCTCGGCCCGTATGGCGGCCAGCGCGTACACCGAGGCGGTGTTGCAGGCGATGATCAGCGCGTCGGGGCGGTGCTCCGCGGCGGCGCGGGCGCAGGCCAGGGCGTGCTCGATGACGTCCTCGGGCGTCCGGGGCCCCCAGGGCATGCTCTCGGGGTCGGAGGAGAGGACGAGATCGGCGTCGGGCCGCAGCTGGTGCACGACGGCGGCCGCCGCCAGTAGTCCGTTGCCGGAGTCCATGAGCGCGATCTTCATCCCGTCACTTTAATCGATCCGGTCCTCCGCCCGGCCGCCGTCCGTGTCGCGACGGCTCTCGCCCGGTGACGGATCGGTCCCTTCCGCATGGCCGTGTTTCCCCGCGCGGCCGGGCCCGGGTGCGGCAGACTGCGGCGGGTGAGCGCGCTGACGTGGATCACGGTGGGTTCCCTGGCCGCGTGGGGCTGGCTGCTGCTGGGGCAGGGCTTCTTCTGGCGTACGGACGTGCGGCTGCCGGACCGCACGCCCCCGGCGGACTGGCCGGCGGTGGCGATCGTGGTGCCCGCCCGGGACGAGGCGGGGGTGCTGCCGTCGAGCCTGCCGTCGCTGCTGGCCCAGGACTATCCGGGGCGGGCGGAGGTCTTCCTCGTCGACGACGGGAGCTCGGACGGCACGAGCGAGCTGGCCCGGGCGCTGGCGGCCCGGCACGGTGGCCTGCCGCTGACCGTGGACTCGCCCGGGGAGCCCGGGCCCGGCTGGACCGGAAAGCTGTGGGCGGTGCGGCACGGCATGGCGCTGGCGCGGGCCCGGACGGACGCCGAGTACCTCCTGCTGACGGACGCGGACATCGCGCACGCCCCGGACAGCCTGCGGGAGCTCGTCGCGGCGGCCCGCTCGAACGGGCTGGACCTGGTCTCGCAGATGGCGCGGCTGCGGGTGGCCTCCTTCTGGGAGCGGCTGGTCGTCCCGGCGTTCGTGTACTTCTTCGCCCAGCTGTACCCCTTCCGCCGGGTCGGCCGGCCGGGCGCGCGGACGGCGGCCGCCGCCGGTGGGTGCGTCCTGCTGCGGCGCGAGGCGGCGGAGCGGGCCGGGGTGCCGGAGCGCATCCGGCAGGCGGTGATCGACGACGTGGCGCTGGCGCGGGCCGTCCAGCGGTCCGGCGGCCGGATCTGGCTGGGGCTGGCGGACCGGGTGGAGAGCGTGCGGCCGTATCCCGGCCTGGCCTCGTTGTGGCGGATGGTCTCGCGCAGCGCCTACGCGCAGCTGCTGCACAGTCCGCTGCTGCTGGCCGGGACGGTGGCCGGGCTGACGGTGGTGTACCTGGTGCCTCCGGTGGCGGTGGTGGCAGGTGCTCTGGGCGGGGCTGAAGGGGCGCTCGTGGCCGGAGCGGCGGCGTGGGCGGTGATGGCCGGCACGTTCGCGCCGATGCTGCGCTACTACCGCCTGCCGGTGTGGTGGGCGCCGCTGCTGCCGGTCACCGCGCTGCTGTACCTGCTGATGACGGTGGACTCCGCGGTGCAGCACCACCGGGGCCGGGGGGCGGCCTGGAAGGGGCGGACGTACACCCGTCCCGAGGCCGCGCCCTGAGCGGACCGCCGGGTCACTTGCGGCCGGGCGTCCAGTTCAGGCCCCAGCCGTAGGCGCGGTCGAGGGTGCGCTGCATGCTGACCCCGCGGTCGGGGACCAGGTAGCGGGCCTCGCGCTGGACGACGAGATCGCCGCCGTTGTTGGTGATGAGGGCCAGGGCGCACACCGGGGAGGGCACGGTGCACTCGTCGAGGAAGAACTCGACGGGCGCTCCGTGCTGCGGCTGGAGGGTGACGGTCGCGTGCAGGCCGGCGAAGCTGCGGGCGCCCTCGTAGATGGTGACGAAGACGAGGATGCGGCGGAACGCGGCGATGCGGTCGAGGTTGACGGTGAGGTTCTCGCCGCTCTCCACCGCGCCGGTGCGGTCGTCGCCGTCGAGGTGGATGTAGGGCGGCTGGTGGAGCGATCCGAAGGAGTTGCCCAGCGCCTGCACCACGCCCTTGCTGCCGTCGTTCAGCTCGAACAGGGCGCCGAGGTCGAGGTCCAGGTCGGAGTGGAGGGCCATGGCCTTGCCCAGGCGCTGCCCCCATCCCTTGAACTGTTTCTGCACCTGCCAGTTGAGGTTGACGCGCAGGGTGCCCGAGGTGCCGCCCTGTTTGGCCAGGGAGACGGCCGGGGTCTCCTTGGTGAGCGTCACCTTCGTCAGGCGTACGGGCTGGGGCGCGGGCGCCGGTGCCGGCGGGGCGGCCACGGGCACGGGCACGGGCTCGGGGACGTGGGCCGGGCGGGCGGGCGGGGGGACGACGGCGGCCGGGGCGGGCGCCGGCTGCGGGTCGTCGACGGTGATGCCGTAGTCGGTGGCCAGGCCGGCGAGGCCGCTGCCGTAGCCCTGGCCGACGGCGCGGAACTTCCATTCCCCCTGCCGCCGGTAGAGCTCGCCGAGGACGAAGGCGGTCTCGACGGTGGCGTCCCGGCTGTCGAAGCGTGCCAGTTCCGCACCGTTCGCCGCGTCCAGCACACGGATGTGGAGGTCGGGCACCTGTCCGAAACTGCCGCCGTCGGCGGAGGCCGCGAGGACCACGGTCTCGACGACGGGCTCGACGGCCCGGAGGTCCACGGTGAGGGCGTCGGTCACGGTGCCCCCCGCCGGCTGCTTGCCGGCGTGCCGGACGGCACCGGAGGCGTGCACCGGCTGGTTGTAGAAGACGAAGTCCGCGTCGGAACGGACCTTTCCCCTGGTGAGCAGCAGTGCGGAGGCGTCCACGTCGGGCACCCCGGGGCCCGCTCGCCAGCCCAGTTCAATTCGCACCACCGGTGAAGGAATCCGGATATTCGACCCTTTGGCCATTCCCATGTTCCGCCCCTCCGTCGCCATGCTCCACCCCTGTCGAAATGAGCCGGTCTTTACGCAATCTCAACGTACCTTGGCGACCGATTTTCCCGAGTTCGCTCGGATTGGCGATCCAGGCCCCCTCCGGACACCGGAATCAACCCCCATACCGGGCTCCCCAACCGACACACCATGGGCTTAACTTATGGGCTATGACCTCCCCCCGCAGCACCTACGGCGGCGGCTACTACGCCTCGTCGTCTTTCCCGGACACCCCCATTTACGACAGCCTCGTCGCCGAGCGGGGCACCCCCCAGATCGCGCCGATCCGCGTGTCGTCCCCGTACGACTTCGGTGGCGGCCACCTCGGTGGCGGCGGCAATCCGGGCGGCGGGAACCTTCCCGCGCTGCCGGCCCTGCCCTCCGGCCCCTCCTCCCACCCGGCGCCGCAGGCCCAGCAGCACGGCTACGCCGCGCAGGCCCAGCAGTATGGCGGCCAGCCCGCCCCCGCCCAGCCCATGGGGCTCCAGCAGGCGCACGCGCCCCACATCCCGCAGCAGGGAGCGCCGCGCGGCTACGCCGGGCCGCCGCAGCAGCAGCGACCGGCCGCCGCCCCCGCGGGCCCGGCCGGCTACGACGCGATGCGTCCGGCCGCGCCCCGCCCCTCGGGCCAGTACGAGGACCCGTACGGCAACCGCCCGTACGACCAGGGAGGCTACTGACCCGCGTCACCGGCGGCCGCTGACCGCATCGCCGGCGGGGGGACTCCGGCGATCCGGGCCACTTCGGGACATTCGACCACTCCGGCGGTGTTCCGTCGTTCCGGTCGGTCAACTGTCATGGGTTGCTGGCAAAATGACCACATGTCCGAGCACAGCATGACCATGGCCGTGGTGAGCGCCGTCCATTGCTATCCGGTCAAGTCGATGGCGGGGTGCGCGCCGGGCGAGGCGGCCGTGGAGCCGTGGGGTCTCGCCGGGGACCGGCGGTGGATGCTGGCCGGACCCGACGCCCGGGTCCTCACCCAACGGCAGGAGCCCCGTCTCACCTTGGCCTCGGCGCGCCCGCTGCCGGGCGGCGGGGTGCGGCTCACGACTCCGGGGGCCGCACCGCTCGACGTCCGCGTGCCCACGGCCGACGGGCAGGGCGGCACGCTGACCGTGGAGCTGTTCCGTGACAAGGTGGAGACGGTGCCCGCGGGAGCCGCGGCCGACGCGTGGCTGAGCGCCTTCCTGGGGACCGATGCCCGGCTCGTGTACATGGACGACCCGGCGCGCCGGCGCCCCGTCGACCCCGAACACTCCCTCCCCGGCGACACCGTGAGCTTCGCCGACGGCTACCCCCTGCTGATCACCGCCACCGCCTCCCTGGAGGCGCTCAACTCCCTGATCGCCGAGGGCGACCGGGCGGCCGAGGGGCCGTTGCCCATGGACCGCTTCCGGCCCAACGTGGTGGTGGACGGCACCCCGCCCTGGGCCGAGGACGGCTGGCGGCGGGTGCGCCTGGGAGAGGTGACCTTCCGGGTCGCCAAACCCAGCGGCCGGTGCGTCGTCACCACGACCGACCAGCGCACGGCCGTCCGGGGCAAGGAGCCGCTGCGCACCCTGGCACGGCACCACCGGATCGGCGCGAAGGCCGTGTTCGGGCAGAACCTGATACCGGAGCACACGGGTGTGGTGCGGGTCGGGGACGCCTTCGAGGTCCTCGACTGAAGGGGCCAGCTGTCCCTTCCCGTCACCTCCGGCGTCAACGTGCCGCCGCACCCGGCATCCGCGGGGGGTGATTTTCCTCTCTCCGTCGTCTTCCTCCGCATGCGATGCCCTGTGTGAGGTATTTACGGACGGGTGAGGGGGTGAGCACTGTGGGCGCGACGCTTTCTTTCCGACGGTGTCTCCGGCGCAGGCGGCGCAATCCGCTGCGGCGCCGCAGCGATGTGCTCCAGACCTGGGTGGGGGTGGCCGCCGTGGCGCTGATGCTGCTCGTGGGGCCCGCCGTCGGCTGGCTGACGGGTTCGCTCGCCCACGGGGCGTTGCAGCGGGCGGCCCACGAACAACAGCGCCACCGGCACCTGGTGACCGCCGTCACCGTGCGCCCCCTGCCCGGGGGCGCCCTGGGCGACCACGACGGCTCCGCGGGACGGGACGTCTACCGCAGGGCGCTGGCCCGCTGGGCCGGCCCGGACGGCACGGAGCACACCGCCCCGGTGTCCGTCCGTCAGCAGGCCGTGCGCGGGGAGCGGTTCCCGCTGTGGACCGACGACGGCGGCCGGGTGGCGGGCCGACCCATGGACCCGGCCACGGCCCACGTCCACGCGGTGCTCGCCGGGATCGCGGCGGCGGCGGCCGCGGCCGGCCTGGTGGAAGGAGCGCGCAGGCTGGTCGTATGGCGCCTCACGCAGCGGCGGTACGCCGAGTGGGACCGCGCCTGGGAGCGGGCCGGGCACACCTGGGGCCGGGCGGGCGCGGGAAGCTGAGCGGTCAACTCCCGTGTCCCGCGCGCGCTACGGTGGTCCCGCCGGTACTCATCCGTCCCGGGTGGACGCGACAACGAGGTGGGGGCACGTCAGCACCATGGCACAGGGCTCGGTCCAGGTGACGCACACCGGCACGTCGCGCTGGCGGCGGCGCACCGGAGAGTACGACTCCCTCGCGGCGGCCCTGGAGGCGGCGGCGGACGGGGACGTGCTGTCCCTCGCGCCGGGCACCTACCGGGAGAACCTGGTCCTCACCCGCGCCGTCACCCTGCGGGGTGCCGAGGGCGCGCCCGGCTCGGTGCGCATCGCCCCGACGGAGGGCGTCGCCGTGACGGTCCGGGCCTCGGCGACGCTGCTGGACCTGCGGATCGAGGGGCACGACGCGGCCGCCCCGGCGCTGCTGGTCGAGGGCGGGGCACCCGAGCTGGACGGGCTGCGCGTCGTGACGCGTTCGGCGGCGGGCATCGAGGTGCGGGGCGTCTCGGCGCGGCCGGCGGTGCGCCGCTGCGTGGTCGACAACCCCGGCGGCGTGGGCATCAGCGTCCTGGACGGCGCGAGCGGCGTCTTCGAGGACTGCGAGGTGGTGGCCGCCGGCCAGTCCGGGGTCGTCGTGCGCGGCGGGGCCGAGCCCCGGCTGGAGCGCTGCCGGGTGCACCACGCCCGGGGCGCGGGGCTGTCGCTGACGGGCGAGGGCAGTGCCCTGGAGGCCGTCGGCTGCGAGGTGTACGAGATCAAGGGCACCGGGGTGCAGGTGGCGGCGCGGGCCGCCGGGCGGCTGAGCGACTGCCGGGTGCACCGCACGTCGGCCGACGGAGTGACCCTGGACACCGACGCGGTGCTGGCCCTGACCGACTGCGCCATCCACGACGTCCCGGAGAACGCGGTCGACCTGCGCTCGCGGTCGGTGCTGACGATGGCGCGCTCGACGGTGCGCCGCTTCGGGCGCAACGGCCTGTCGGTGTGGGACCCGGGCACGCGGGCGGAGGCGGCCCAGTGCGAGATCCACGAGAGCACGGGCGACTATCCGGCGGTGTGGGTGAGCGACGGGGCGAGCGCCCTGCTCGGCTCCTGCCGGGTGCACGACGTGCCGGACGCGCTGTTCGTCCTGGACCGCGGCTCGCACGTGGACGTCGCCGACAGCGACCTGTCCGGGGTGCGGGGCACCGCGGTGTCGGTGAGCGGCGGGGCGACGGTGCGGCTCGACGACTGCCGGATCCGCGAGGCCACCACCGGGGTGTGGTTCCGCGGCCAGGGCAGCGGCGGCACGCTGGCGGGCTGCGCCATCGACGCGACGTCGACCGGTGTCATCGTCACCAAGGGCGCCGATCCGGTCTTCGAGCGCTGCGCGGTGACCTCCCCCACCGAGGCCGGGTTCTACGTGTCGGCCGAGGGCCGCGGCACGTTCGACGGCTGCCGGGTGACGGGGAGCGGCGGCTACGGCTTCCACGTGATCGACGGCTGCCGGGCGACCCTGACCGGGTGCCGTACGGAGCGGTGCGCGCGCGGCGGCTACGAGTTCGCCGAGGAGGGGCCGGTCAGCGAGGGCTGTACGAGCGACGAGCGCGCGGCGGCGGGGAGCGGCGCCGGGGCGGTCGCGGCGGTGGTGACGGCCGCGCGGCCGGTGCGGCCGGCGTCCGGGGTGCCGCAGCCGCGCTCCCCGGTCGCGGCGGATCCCCCGGCGGGCGCCGGCGGCGGTGCCGCCGCCCGTGGCGCCGCCTCCGTGCTGGGGGAACTCGACGCGCTGGTGGGCCTGGAGAGCGTCAAGCGGGAGGTCCGGGCGCTCACCGACATGATCGAGGTCGGGCGGCGCCGCCGGGAGGCCGGGCTCAAGGCCGCCTCCGTGCGCCGGCACCTGGTCTTCACCGGCTCCCCCGGCACCGGCAAGACCACCGTCGCCCGGCTCTACGGCGAGATCCTCGCCGCCCTGGGCGTGCTGGAGCGCGGTCACCTGGTGGAGGTCTCGCGGGTGGACCTGGTGGGCGAGCACATCGGGTCCACCGCCATCCGGACACAGGAGGCGTTCGACCGGGCGCGCGGCGGGGTGCTGTTCATCGACGAGGCGTACGCGCTGTGCCCGGAGGACTCGGGGCGCGACTTCGGCCGCGAGGCCATCGACACGCTGGTGAAGCTGATGGAGGACCACCGGGACGAGGTCGTCGTGATCGTCGCCGGGTACACGGCGGAGATGGAGCGCTTCCTGACCATCAACCCCGGTGTGGCCTCGCGGTTCTCACGCACCATCACCTTCGGGGACTACGCGCCGGACGAGCTGCTGTGCATCGTGCGGCAGCAGGCGGAGGAGCACGAGTACCGGATCGGGGCGGGCGCCGGGGAGGCGCTTCTGGAGTACTTCACGGCCCTTCCCAAGGGCCCCGCGTTCGGCAACGGCCGCACCGCGCGGCAGACCTTCGAGGCCATGGTGGAGCGGCACGCGGGACGGGTGGCGCAGCTGGCCGCGCCGAGCACCGACGACCTGACCCTGCTCTATCCCGAGGACCTGCCCGAGCTGCCATGAGCTGACCGGCCCTTTATGCCTCGTGAACGATCGTGATCGTTGTCGTAGGGCCGTGGGAGGATGTGCGCCCACGGCGAGCGGGACCGATCGGAAAGGACGGGCCGGGTGAGCGACAACCAGAACCTCCTGGCGGAGCAGCGGCGCGCCCTGATCCTCGACGAGGTCAGGCGGCGCGGCGGAGTGCGGGTCAACGAGCTGACGCGCCGGCTCAACGTCTCGGACATGACCGTCCGGCGCGATCTGGACGCGCTGGCCCGGCAGGGCGTGGTCGAGAAGGTGCACGGCGGTGCGGTGCCGGTCGCGGAGGCGACGGCGCACGAGCCGGGGTTCGAGGCGAAGGCGGCCCTGGAGCTCAGCGCCAAGGAGGACATCGCCCGGGCGGCGGCCCGGATGGCGGCGCGGGGCAGCGCCATAGCCCTCGCCGGCGGGACGACGGCGTACGCCCTGGCCCAGGCGCTGGTCGACATCCCGGACCTGACGGTGGTCACCAACTCCGTCCGGGCCGCCGACGTGTTCCACACCGCCCAGCGGACGATGACGGCGTCGGGGCCCGCGGCCCGGCCGGGCGCGGCCACGGTGGTCCTGACGGGCGGGGTGCGCACACCGTCGGAC is a window encoding:
- a CDS encoding glutamate racemase, which encodes MKIALMDSGNGLLAAAAVVHQLRPDADLVLSSDPESMPWGPRTPEDVIEHALACARAAAEHRPDALIIACNTASVYALAAIRAELEPGLPVIGTVPAIKPAAADGGPFAIWATPATTGSPYQRGLIREFATGVDVTEVPCPGLADAVQRADTDAVAAAVEAAAARTPRNVRGVVLGCTHYELVAERIRAAVQDPAQPPVKLYGSAKAVVAQALRRIGAAPAPDAAPTGGLTVLFKGREAELEPASLSYPEGRSLPAASPVRL
- a CDS encoding glycosyltransferase — encoded protein: MTWITVGSLAAWGWLLLGQGFFWRTDVRLPDRTPPADWPAVAIVVPARDEAGVLPSSLPSLLAQDYPGRAEVFLVDDGSSDGTSELARALAARHGGLPLTVDSPGEPGPGWTGKLWAVRHGMALARARTDAEYLLLTDADIAHAPDSLRELVAAARSNGLDLVSQMARLRVASFWERLVVPAFVYFFAQLYPFRRVGRPGARTAAAAGGCVLLRREAAERAGVPERIRQAVIDDVALARAVQRSGGRIWLGLADRVESVRPYPGLASLWRMVSRSAYAQLLHSPLLLAGTVAGLTVVYLVPPVAVVAGALGGAEGALVAGAAAWAVMAGTFAPMLRYYRLPVWWAPLLPVTALLYLLMTVDSAVQHHRGRGAAWKGRTYTRPEAAP
- a CDS encoding TerD family protein translates to MGMAKGSNIRIPSPVVRIELGWRAGPGVPDVDASALLLTRGKVRSDADFVFYNQPVHASGAVRHAGKQPAGGTVTDALTVDLRAVEPVVETVVLAASADGGSFGQVPDLHIRVLDAANGAELARFDSRDATVETAFVLGELYRRQGEWKFRAVGQGYGSGLAGLATDYGITVDDPQPAPAPAAVVPPPARPAHVPEPVPVPVAAPPAPAPAPQPVRLTKVTLTKETPAVSLAKQGGTSGTLRVNLNWQVQKQFKGWGQRLGKAMALHSDLDLDLGALFELNDGSKGVVQALGNSFGSLHQPPYIHLDGDDRTGAVESGENLTVNLDRIAAFRRILVFVTIYEGARSFAGLHATVTLQPQHGAPVEFFLDECTVPSPVCALALITNNGGDLVVQREARYLVPDRGVSMQRTLDRAYGWGLNWTPGRK
- a CDS encoding DUF6643 family protein produces the protein MTSPRSTYGGGYYASSSFPDTPIYDSLVAERGTPQIAPIRVSSPYDFGGGHLGGGGNPGGGNLPALPALPSGPSSHPAPQAQQHGYAAQAQQYGGQPAPAQPMGLQQAHAPHIPQQGAPRGYAGPPQQQRPAAAPAGPAGYDAMRPAAPRPSGQYEDPYGNRPYDQGGY
- a CDS encoding MOSC domain-containing protein yields the protein MTMAVVSAVHCYPVKSMAGCAPGEAAVEPWGLAGDRRWMLAGPDARVLTQRQEPRLTLASARPLPGGGVRLTTPGAAPLDVRVPTADGQGGTLTVELFRDKVETVPAGAAADAWLSAFLGTDARLVYMDDPARRRPVDPEHSLPGDTVSFADGYPLLITATASLEALNSLIAEGDRAAEGPLPMDRFRPNVVVDGTPPWAEDGWRRVRLGEVTFRVAKPSGRCVVTTTDQRTAVRGKEPLRTLARHHRIGAKAVFGQNLIPEHTGVVRVGDAFEVLD
- a CDS encoding Rv1733c family protein, whose translation is MPCVRYLRTGEGVSTVGATLSFRRCLRRRRRNPLRRRSDVLQTWVGVAAVALMLLVGPAVGWLTGSLAHGALQRAAHEQQRHRHLVTAVTVRPLPGGALGDHDGSAGRDVYRRALARWAGPDGTEHTAPVSVRQQAVRGERFPLWTDDGGRVAGRPMDPATAHVHAVLAGIAAAAAAAGLVEGARRLVVWRLTQRRYAEWDRAWERAGHTWGRAGAGS
- a CDS encoding right-handed parallel beta-helix repeat-containing protein, which produces MAQGSVQVTHTGTSRWRRRTGEYDSLAAALEAAADGDVLSLAPGTYRENLVLTRAVTLRGAEGAPGSVRIAPTEGVAVTVRASATLLDLRIEGHDAAAPALLVEGGAPELDGLRVVTRSAAGIEVRGVSARPAVRRCVVDNPGGVGISVLDGASGVFEDCEVVAAGQSGVVVRGGAEPRLERCRVHHARGAGLSLTGEGSALEAVGCEVYEIKGTGVQVAARAAGRLSDCRVHRTSADGVTLDTDAVLALTDCAIHDVPENAVDLRSRSVLTMARSTVRRFGRNGLSVWDPGTRAEAAQCEIHESTGDYPAVWVSDGASALLGSCRVHDVPDALFVLDRGSHVDVADSDLSGVRGTAVSVSGGATVRLDDCRIREATTGVWFRGQGSGGTLAGCAIDATSTGVIVTKGADPVFERCAVTSPTEAGFYVSAEGRGTFDGCRVTGSGGYGFHVIDGCRATLTGCRTERCARGGYEFAEEGPVSEGCTSDERAAAGSGAGAVAAVVTAARPVRPASGVPQPRSPVAADPPAGAGGGAAARGAASVLGELDALVGLESVKREVRALTDMIEVGRRRREAGLKAASVRRHLVFTGSPGTGKTTVARLYGEILAALGVLERGHLVEVSRVDLVGEHIGSTAIRTQEAFDRARGGVLFIDEAYALCPEDSGRDFGREAIDTLVKLMEDHRDEVVVIVAGYTAEMERFLTINPGVASRFSRTITFGDYAPDELLCIVRQQAEEHEYRIGAGAGEALLEYFTALPKGPAFGNGRTARQTFEAMVERHAGRVAQLAAPSTDDLTLLYPEDLPELP
- a CDS encoding DeoR/GlpR family DNA-binding transcription regulator — its product is MSDNQNLLAEQRRALILDEVRRRGGVRVNELTRRLNVSDMTVRRDLDALARQGVVEKVHGGAVPVAEATAHEPGFEAKAALELSAKEDIARAAARMAARGSAIALAGGTTAYALAQALVDIPDLTVVTNSVRAADVFHTAQRTMTASGPAARPGAATVVLTGGVRTPSDTLVGPVADAAIRSLHFDVLFIGVHGISVEAGLSTPNLAEAETNRHFVRSARRVVVLADHTKWGTVGLSSFAALDEVDALVTDAGLPDRARAEIAERLPQLVVAGPGGEGADIPPGAH